The following DNA comes from Arcobacter cloacae.
AATACGATAAAGAAGTGATAGTTAGAGATCCAATTTTTGTTGATAGTGATAATAATATGGTTTTAGTTGGAGATATTCCACAAAACTCAACAATAAATATTTTAAAAGGAAAAGAAGATAATTTGATAAAATCTTCTGGAATAGCCACAAAAAAAGCGATGGAACAAATAGACTTAAATAACGAAAACTATTGCGTTGTAGTCTTTGATTGTATTTCAAGAGCTATTTTTTTAGGGGATAGATTTGTAGAAGAGTTAGAAGAGATGAAAAAAAATATAAATCCTTCAAAAAACTTATTTGGGGCTTTAACTTTAGGTGAAATCGCAAATAATGGAGATGAGTATATTACTTTTTATAATAAAACTTGTGTAACGGGGATATTATGCTAATAGAACAACTTTCAATAGCTTACAAATGTCATAGTTCAATTGGAAATAGTTTAAATCTAAAAGAGATGATACATGAAGTTTTAAGAACTTTTGTTAGTGAATCTTATGCTATTTATTCGGAATTTTTGATAAAAGATGAATTAAATAATTTGATAAAAATTGATAGTTTTGGAAGAATAAATAATTTTGATGCAAAAAAATATATTTCCTATACAAAATCTCTTGACCTAATAATAGATGATAATATAAGAGTTTTAAAAATAAATCTTGAAAATGGAACACTTTTTTTAGTTTTTAAAAATATATGTCAAGATTGTACTTTTTTTGTTTCAATGTTTGAGAGTTTAATTTCAAAGTTGAATATAAGTGTAAATGCTTGTATAAATTTTGAAAAGTTAGAAAAAACAAATGAACTTCTAAAAGAACAAAAAACAGAACTTATTAAAGCAAATAAAACAAAAGATGATTTTTTGGCAAATATGAGTCATGAACTAAAAACACCACTTAATTCTATAATAGTTATCTCTTCAACAATGGCAAAAAATAAAGATAATAAACTTGATGAAACTCAATTGAAAAATATGAAAATAATAAAAAAATGTTCTGAAGATTTAGCTATTTTAATAAATGATATTTTAGATATTTCAAAGATTGAAGCTGGTGCATTAAAATTAGAAATAGAAAAAATAGATTTAAAAATTTTTATAGAAAATATTTTTGATTCTTTTGAAGCAGTTTTTTTAGAAAAAAATTTGATTTTAAAAAAAGAGATTAAAGCTTTAAATTTTCAAGTTTATAGTGATGAAAAAAGATTATCTCAGATTATTAAAAACTTTTTAACTAATGCTATGAAATTCACAAATGAAGGATTTATAACTATAAAATTATTAGAATTTGAGAAATATTTTCAAATAGATATAGTTGATACAGGAATAGGAATAAATAATGAGAATCTTGAAAATATTTTTGATAGATTTCAACAAGTTGATGATTCAAGAAGTAGAAAATATGGTGGAGCTGGTTTAGGGCTTTGTATATCAAAAGAGTTGGCTTCTATGTTAAATTGTAAATTAAAAGTAAAAAGTGAAATATCAAAAGGTAGTACTTTCTCTTTATTAATACCTAAAAATATAGAAGAAGAAATTGTTGAAAATAGTATTATAAATCAAGAAGTTTTAGAAAAAAAAGTTGATAAAACAGATTTATACAAGAGTTTAGATCTTAAAAATAGCAAAGAAATCTATGTTTTACATCTAAATAGTGTTGAGCAATTTAAAATAACAATAGCTTTAAAAAAATTTGGATTTTTAGTTCATCCTTTTTTCAATATAGAAGAGTTTTTTTCAAAAATTGATTTGTTGATATTGAATAAAAATAATATTTTTTTAATAGATAAAAATATTGAAAAATTTGAATCAATACAAAAAAAATTTGAACACAATAAAAATCAGTTATTAGTTTTAGATGAACTTAAAAATAATGAAATTTTATTCGAAAAAATAAGAGAATTTTTAAATAAATAAAAAATGATACTTTTGTAATACCCTTTTGTAATAAAATTCTTTTATAAAAATTTATTTTTAACATAAGGATTAAAAGTTATGAATGAGATATTTATAAAAGAGGGTTTAATAACAAAATCTTTATTATTTATAAGTGAAGATTCTTCTTTTGTGGAAGATATAAAAAAAAGTTTAAATAATAATAATGTTACATTTTTTGGGAATAATAAGTTTTATTTGTTAAACAGCATAATTAATGATTTTGATGTAATCATATTTGATAATAGAAATAATAATTTAAAAAAATTCTTAGAAGTTTATCAATTAACAAAATCTTATAGATTTGATACGCCTATTATATTAATAGAAGATAAAATTAATGAAGATATTTTATTATATAAAACTCTAAATATTTATACAGTTTTAGAAAAAGATGTAAAAAAAGAGTTTTTATTTAAAATAATTTTGATTTGTCTTAATTTTTTAGATTCAAATAAAAAAATTCAGTTTGAAAATGGTTACCATTTTGATTTAAGTGCCGAAGAGTTATTTCATGACAAAAAAATTATTAAATTAACTAAAATAGAGAAAAAATTAATAAAATTATTGTCTTTACATCCCAATTCTTTAGTCTCATATGAAGATATTGCAAATGAAGTTTGGAAAGGGAAAGTATTTTCAATATACTCTTTGAGAAATGTTATAAATCATATTAGAGAGAAAACTAATGAGACTTTTATTAGAAATTTTTCAAATAGAGGTTATATTTTAAATACTATTTAATAATTTTTTTTAAAAATAGTATATAATAACTCTATGTTTAAAAAAATTAGTTTAATATTTATTATATCAATGTTATTTTTGTTTACAGCGTGTGAAGATGATTCTAAAAATTATAAACCTTCTTATCAAAAACAAAAGGTTATAGATAAAAAAATTTATACTTTTGGAATACATCCTTTGCATAATCCAAAATATCTTTTTGAGGTTTATCAACCTTTGGTAGATTATTTAAATAACAATTTAAAAAATAAAAATATAGAGATAAAATTAGAAGCTTCAAGAAATTATGACTTTTTTAATCAGAAATTATTTTCAAGAGAGTTTGATTTTGCTCTTCCAAATCCTTATCAAACAATAAAAGCATTAGAAGTAGGATATAAAGTTTTTGCAAAAATGGGTGATGATGAAAACTTCAGAGGGATATTTTTAGTTAGAAAAGATAGTGGAATTAAAAATTTTGAAGATCTAAAAGGTAAAAAGATTAGTTATCCAGCTTCTACAGCATTAGCAGCGACAATTCTTCCTCAATATTTTTTATATGAAAATAAAATAGATATAAATAAAGATATAGAAAATATTTATGTTGGTTCTCAAGAATCATCTATTATGAATGTATATTTAAAACAAAGTGATATAGCTGCAACTTGGCCTCCGCCTTGGGAAGCATTTATAAAACAAAGACCAGAAATAGCAAATGAAGTTGAAATTATTTGGCAAACAAAGAATTTACCAAATAATAGTTTGGTTGCAAGAGATGATTTACCTGCTCAATTAGTAGAAGAGATAACTGGTTTATTTATTCAGTTACATGAAAATGAAGAAGGAAAAAAGATTCTTGAAAAAATTGTACTTAGTAAATTTGAAATAGCAAATGAAAATACTTATAAGGTTGTAAAGGATTTTATTGTTGATTTTGAAAAAGATGTTAGGTTAATAAAATGATAAATAAAATAATAGCTTTTTTCACAACTTCTATAAAAAGAAGATTGATAATTACAATAACTTTTGCACATGTTTTTTTAATGAGTATTTTTGTATATGATTTGATAAATAAACAAGAAGATTTTTTAAAAAAACAAAATATTGAACAAGTTAAAAGTTTGAGTAATATGATAGAAAGAAATTCTATATCTTGGGTATTATCAAACGATTTTTTAGGATTAGAAGAATTAATATATTCTATTTCAAAATATCCAAATTTAGAATATGCGATGGTTTTAAATAAAGAAGCAAAAGTTCTAGCCCATTCCCAAAAAGAGTTAGTAAATCTTTATTTGGCTGATGATATTAGTTTGGATTTTTTTAATTCTCAAAAGATTGAACCTTCAATTCTTGTACAAAATGATGCAATTATAGATTATATTTCTCCAATAATTATGGAAAATCAACATATAGGTTGGGTTAGAATCGGTTTAAATCAAGATTTGACTCTACAAAATTTAAAAAATATTTTTCAAGAGGGATTGTTTTTTATATTTTTAGCTATTGTTATTGGTTATTTATTTTCATATTTTTTGGCTAAAAATATCACAAAAGATTTATATGATTTAATAAAAATAGCAAATCAAACTGCTACAGGAGATAAAAAGCAACGATCAAAAGTCTATTTAAATAGAAAAGATGAATTAGGAATTTTATCAAAAGAGATAAATAAGATGCTTGATAAAATTGAAGAAGATGAAAAAAAACTTGAAATTACAAATATGCAATTAGAAAATGATATTGTTGAACTTGAAATTTTGGATAAAAAATTAAGTGAATTAAATCAAGATTTAGAGAAAAAAGTTGAAGAAAAAACTTATGAATTAAAACTTCTAAATGAAAATCTTGAAAAAGAGATTGAAGATGAAGTTGAACAAAATAGACAAAAAGATAATATGCTTTTCCAACAATCAAAAATGGCTTCAATGGGTGAAATGATGGAAAATATTGCTCATCAATGGCGACAACCTTTAAGTTTTATATCTACAAGTGCTAGTGGAATAAGATTACATAAAGAGTTTAATACTTTAAGTGATGAACTTTTAGATGAAGCTATTGAAAATATTATGAATAGCACACAATTTTTATCAAATACAATTGATGATTTTAGAGACTTTTATAAAACAGACAAAGTTAAAAGTAAATTTAATGTAAAAGAGATTATAGAAAAAACTTTGAAACTTACAAGTTCAAGATTTACTAATCGTGCTATAAAAGTCATCAAAGATATAGATGAAATTTTTATATTTGGTTTTGAAAATGAACTAATTCAAGTTTTAGTAAATATTTTAAATAATGCAAGAGATGAGTTAGAAAAATTACCAAATGATGAAAGATTTATTTTTGTTACATTAAAACAAAAAGAAGATAAAGTAATAATTTCTGTAAAAGATAATGCCGGTGGAGTTAATGAAAAAATCATAAATAGGGTATTTGAACCATATTTTACAACTAAATCTGATGAAAAAGGTACAGGAATAGGGCTTTATATGTCAAATGAAATTATTACAAAACATTTTAATGGAAAAATACATGTTCAAAATGAAGTTTTTATCCATCAACAAAAAGAGTATAAAGGAGCAAACTTTGTTATAGAAGTTCCTTTATAGGTTTATTACTATAATAAAAACTGCTCCAGTGTTTTTATTTTCTACAAAAATTTCTCCTAAATTATCTTTTTCTAAAATATTTTTACAAATATAAAGACCCAATCCTGAGCCATTTTTTTTATTTTTAGTTGAAAAATATGGATTGAAAATTTTAGAGATAATTTTTTCATCTATTCCTTTTGCATTATCTTCTATAAAAATTTTTTGAGTTTGATTATCTTCTTCAAAATATATTTTTATGGTAGGATTTGAAATATCTCTTTCTAAAAAAGCATCTTTTGCATTATTTAAGATATTTAAGACAGCTTGAATTAGTTCATTTTTAGGTAAATATCTTTTTTGTAAATTTTTATTTTTAATCTCTATTTTTATATTTTGAGATGAGAAAGATTTTTCAATCATATTAAAAACATTATCTACAATTTCATTTAGACTTATTAGTTCTTTTTTTGTATCAATAGTAAAGAAATTTCTAAAGTCATCTATTGTTGCTGACATATATTGAATATATTTATTCATATCAGTTAGGCTATTGTTTAAAAAATCTTTATCTAGTTTGTTTGTATTATTCTTTAGTTTTATTCTTGTTAGCATACTTGAAATAGTTGATAATGGTTGTCTCCATTGGTGAGCAATCATAGAAATCATTTCTCCCATAGCAGAGAGTCTTGATTGATAAATTACCATTTTTTCTTTCTCTTTTAATTCTCTTAAATCCAAAATAAAGATTATTTTGTACTCTTTTTCTTCATAAAATATATCTTTTATTTTTATAATTACAGGTATTGTAGTTCCATCTTTTGTAATCAAAGAGATTTCTTGAAAAAGTTTTTCATTATATTTTATATATTTTTCTACAGAAGTAGGTATTAAAACACCAGTTGCTAATTTGTCTATTAGTTCAGTTTTTGTTTCATAGCCCAAAATTTCCAATAAAGGTTGATTTATATTTTTAATAAAACCTTCTTGAAGTACTAATATTCCTTCTATTGTATTGTTTATTATTTCATTTAAATTTATAAAAATTTGTTCTTGAGTTTTCATGTTGACCTATATTTTTAATAAAGTTGTATAATATGCTAAAATCATTTAAAATAGATATAAATTGAAACACTTTATAATCTTTTGTTCTTTTTTTGATAAAAAGTTATTTTTCTAATAAAATTAATGATATTATAAGATATATCGATAAAGGATACATTATGAAAAATTTATTTATTTTGATTGCTATAATTTTTATCTTTAATGGTTGTATTTTTAATAATCAACTTACTGAAGAAGATTGTAAAAAACAAGGTAAAATCTACAAAGAAAAAGAGGTTCTGAATTTAAGAACAGGTAAGAAAGAAATTAGAGCTGAATGTATATAAAAAATTATAACTAAGAGAAAAAATGAAAAATACAAATGTAACAGTAGAATTACTAAAATTAGAAAAACTTTTAAATAAAGTAGGGGATTTGGTAATAACAAATTCTATGATGGCTCAATCTATTGAAAACTTACCTTCAAGCGATGAGAAAAAGAGTTTAATTGAAAAAATAACTCTTTTACAAAGACATATTGTTGAACTTCAAGACTATGCAACTGATATTAGAATGATTAAATTTGAAAGCATGGGCGAGATATACACTAGTTATTTAAATGATATAACACCAAAAGATAAGAGTATAAAACTAAAAATAGTTGGTGGTGAAACTAAAGTTGATAAATCTTTAATAGAACAACTAGATGATTTAATAAAAATGTTGATTTCAAATGCTGTTTCATATGGAATTGAGACAAAACAAGAAAGAATTCAAAAAGAAAAAAATGAAGAGGCAACTATCAGACTAATAGTAAGTCAACTAAATGGACAAATTTCTTTTAGTATTGAAGATGATGGAGAACATATAGAAGAAGAACTTGATAATCTTGAAATTATTAAAGAAGAGATTACTAAATTAAATGGTGATTTAGAAATAGCAAAAAATCAAAATGGTTCAATTTATACTATGATAGTTCCTTTAACACACTCTATTTTAGATGGGCTAAATATAAAAATTGGAGATTCTTTATTTATTCTTCCTACTTCTTCTATCGTAGAATCAATTCAACCAACAAAAGAGATGATAAAGTATGTAGGAGATGGAACAAGTCAATTATTAATGTTAAGAAATGAATTCATACCTATAATAAAATTATATGAGTATTTTAATATAACTGCTAAAGCAAAAAAATTAGAAGATGGAATTTTGATTATAGTAAAATCAAATGAACAAAAAGCAGCATTTCTTATCGATGAGTTTTTACAGCAACAACAGGTTGTTTTAAAAGCTATTGAAACAAACTTTAAAAAAATACAAAGTGTAGCAGGAGCTACTGTTCGAGGTGATGGAAGTATTGGTTTGATCATTGATGTTAAAACTATTCTTGAAGCTCACTAAAACAGATAAATTATAAGGAAAATATTTTGTTAGATTATATTTTACTTGAAAAATATGGGAAAAAAATTTCAGTTTTGTTTGTTGAAGATGATGATAGTTTACGAAAAGAGATGGGTTTTTTATTGGCTGATATTTTTGAAAATGTGGATATCTCTATAGATGGAGAGGAAGGATTTAGAAAATATAGTGAGTATTATAAAAAGAATCTATCTTACTATGACTTGATAATAACAGATATTCAAATGCCAAATATGAATGGTATAAATCTAATAAAAAATATTTATAATTTAAATCCTAAACAAAAAGTATTAGTTTTATCAGCACATAATGAGAGTGATTATTTACTAGAACTTGTAAATCTAGGCATAGCTCAATTTATTCTAAAACCTGTTGATTATGATAGTTTTTTAGAAATCATATTTAAAGTATCACAAAATATTTATGAAAAAAAATATAAAAAAGAATCAAAAGATACTCCTTTTGTAAGATTAACACAGGAGTTATTTTGGAATAAAGAATTAAAGCAACTAATTTTTAAAAATCAGATATTAAAATTAACAAAAAAAGAATTTTTATTGCTTGATTTACTTTTAAAATATCCCGAAAAAGTCTATACTAATGAGGAAATTATAAATTTTTTGTGGTCAGGTGAGCTAAATTTGGAGATACAAATATCTAATCTAAAAAACTTAATTTCAAGACTTAGAAAAAAAGTTCCAGATTTAGATATAAAAAATAACTATGGTTTTGGTTATAGTATTAAACTAACTAGTGTATAAATAAACCATCATTGGTATATAAAAAAGTGATACTAATGTTGAAATAAAAACAGCAAGAGATATTTTTTCTGGTTTTACATCAAGTAAGGTAGCAACAGTTACTGTATTTCCAGCAAGTGGAACAATAGAAAAAATAAACATTAGTAAGTAAAAATCTTTATTTAAAAAATTCAAAAAGTTTTTATCAATATAAATAAAAATGAGAATTAAAACAGGCCAAATTACAAACTTTATAAACAAACTATAAAAAATAAATTTTTTATCAAAACCACCATTAGTTCTTATTTTCTCCATGCCCATACCTAAAAACATCATTCCTAAAATCGCATAAGTACCTTTTAAATAGTCTGAATAATCCAAAAATATTTCAGGCATTTTAAATTCTAAGATATTTAATATAACTCCTAATAAAAAAGCATATAAAACAGGAAGTTTAATAACTTTTATAAGACTTTGTTTAGCCGTAAAATTACCTTTTGCAGTTATGTAGTAACCAACTGAGTTTTGGTATAAAAGTGAAGCTAAAACGGTAAATATAAAAACATCTACAATTGAAGGCTCTAAAAACAGTATAGCAAGAGGAATTCCAATATTTCCTGTATTTCCTGTGGCTGTACTAAAAGCTAATAGATTAGAAGTGTTGTCTTGATAAATTTTCTTGAAAAAAGATAAAGAGATAAAAGCGATAATTGTACTAAGTAAAAAAAAGAAAATAGGTAAAAATATAACTGAAGCTTCAAGTTTTACATTAAGTGTTGCATTAAAAACTATAATAGGAGCTAATATAAAAAGTAAGATTTTAGCGATGCTTTCTTTATCACATTTTAAAAAAACAGTAGAAAAAAGACCTAGTAATATACTAAAATAAAGAGGAAGAATTTTCCCCAAAAGTGTTAAAAAAACGCTCATATTCACCCTTGTTAAAAGATGAATAGTAGCATTTTATTATGTATAAAATATGTAGATTTAAGGATTATTAAAAGTTACATTTCCTAGTAATTCAGAACTTAAAAGTGTAGCTTCTAAATTATTATAATTAAAATAATCTCCACAAATTCCTAGATTTTTTTCACTATTTAAAAAGTATGGCATATCTAAAGAGCTTTTTGCAAAGGCATATTTCCACAAGTGTGGAATAATCTCAAACTTATTTAATTCTTCTTGAAGTTCTTCATCTAAATTTTCTAAAAATATCTCATAAATATCCTCTTTTGATTTATGATTTACACAATTAGCAAATTCCCTAGAAGAGTGAATTATGTAAGAGCTAAAATCTTTTAAGCCATATTTTTTTGAGTTATCTATGATATTTTCTATATCAGGATTTTCATAAAATCTATTTTGGTCTAATTTTATATTTTTATTTGAATATAAAATAACTGAAAAAACAGAATCATATTTAATATTTGCAACTTTTTGCTCAAAATCATTTGGAAGTTCAATATCAAGTTCTAAAATCTGAGGTGCTGGAATTGATATAAATAATAAATCAAAATCTTCATAGATTTTATGATTTTCATCTTGTAAAATCCATTTATTATTGAAATTTTGAGCTTTTACAATTTTTGTATTTTTTACTAAATCTTTTTCATCTATTAAAAACTTACAAATAGAGTTTATCCCATTTTTAGGAATAAACTCATCATATTTAGCTTTTAAAACACCATTTTTTACCAAATCTAAACAAAAAAGTTTTAAATCATCAGTTATTGGAACTAAGCTTGAAGTTCCATGGTCTATAAATTTATCTTCTATATATTTAGTGCTGAGTCGTCCACCAACTCCCCTTGATTTTTCAAAAATAGTTATATTTTCATATTTTTCTTTTAGGTTATTGTATAAATTACAGCCAGATAATCCAGCTCCTATAATTGCTATTTTCATTTTAAACCTTTATTTATAAACTAATTTTATTACGCCAATTGCAAAAATAACTAAAGCATAATCTTTTAAATCTTTATCATATAAAACCATAAATATAGATGTGAAAATCAAAGCAAATGATAAAATAATTGGTTTTATAAAATCTTTAATTTCTTTACTTATATATTCAAGTTGAGAGTTTGAAACCTCGATTTTAAGCTCTCCAATACTTGCTTGTTTTATAACTGATTTTAAATCTTTTAAAGAAAAAGGAATTGATTTTATCTCATCAATTATTGTTTCAACAACACTATCACTAGCTCCCAAAGCCTTTGGAATATTTTTTTGTAAAATTGGTAAAATATCTTTTATTCCATTGAAGTTTTCTATATAAGTTGTTCCAAGTCCTTCTATAATCGCACTAACTCTTAAAATATAAATAGCATCACTTGGAAGTTTAAAAGGAAAATTTCTTGTACTTTCTAAAACTTCAAAGGCAAGTTTTTGCATAGATTCACTGCTTAAATTCTCATTTGAAAAAATATCAAACATTTTATCTGTAAACATAGCTAATTCATGAACAGGAGCTTCATGGGCTATTGTTCCAAGGCGTTTACTAGCACTAATATAAAGCTCATAATCCCTCTCATTTGCAGCTTTTATAAGCTCAATTATTGCAACTCTTATATTATTTGGAATTGATTTCACCATTCCAAAATCAAGTAAAATTAACTCTCCTTGTTTGTTTACAAGTAGATTTCCAGGATGTGGATCTGCATGAAAATATCCATTTATAAGCATTTGTGTTGTGTAAAAATCCACAAGTTTTGAGATTATTTCATTAAAATCAATATTCTCTTTTAGTAAATTTTCTTTATCATCAAACCTAAATCCCTCTTCATAACTCATAACCAAAGCATCATCGCTACAAAATTCACTAAAAGCTTTTGGAAATTTTACTCCACTATCTTTATAGGTTTGTGAAAACTTTTGTAAATTTCCTAGTTCATGGGTCAAACTAACTTCTTGTAAAATCATAGATGAAAACTCAGAAACTACAGCTTCAATAGAGTTTTTTGTATAGTGAGAAAAGAGAGGTTTAAAAATAGTGTTAAAAAAATTTATGATTTTTATATCAGCTTTTACTCTTTTTTTTATACCAACTCTTAGAAGTTTTACAGCAACTTTTTCACCACTTTTTAAATATGCTATATGAACTTGCCCAATTGATGCAGATGCTATAGGAGTGTTTTGAAATGATGAAAAAGGATTATTTTTAAAAGCTTTATTAAAAACTTTTTCATATTCATCTTTACTCATACTAGGAAGTTGGTCGTGAAGCTCTTTTAACTCTTCTAAATACTCTTTTGAGAAAAAATCAGCCCTAGTTGCTAAAACTTGCGCTAATTTTATAAAACTAGCTCCAAGATTTATAGTTGTTTCTTTTAGTTTTTTTGCACTTAAAGGCTTAAAAAAAAGAAAACTAGGCCTCTTTTTTATAACCAAATAAATAGTTAATAAAAATGAAAAAACACTATAAACTCTTTTTGGAGAGTAAAGATTTAGGTTTTTAAAAAAAGTTTTTATTTTAAATCCTCTTTGAGTTTTTGTAAATCTTCTTTAGTTGCAAGTCCTAATTCATCAATAATCTCTTTTAGAGTTGATTTAAGTTCAGCTTTAAACTTCTCATCACTCTCTTTGCCTTTTTGCTCTAGTGATTCTAAAAAACTTTTTACATCTTTTGTATCTAGTTTTCCTTTTTCCTCAAGCTTTTTTAACTCATCTTCGATTTTTTCTTTTAAAACCAAAGCCCCACCAAGTCCTGTAAAAATAAGTTCTTTTAGCATTTTAAATCCTTTTTGTTTATTCTATGACGATTTTTGATATTTTGGTATGTTTAATTTGTAAGTTAGTTTTAATTTAGAAAGTATCTTTGTATTTTTCTCTAATATTTAAAAATTTATCTAAATTTGCAAAGAAAATATCTATTAATTTAGGGTCGAAATGTTTTCCTTTTTCATTTTCTAAAAAAGCAAAAATCTCTTCATCCTTCCAAGCTTTTTTATAACATCTATCACTTCCTAGCGCATCAAAAACATCACAAATAGCAGTGATTCTTCCATAAATACTAATCTCTTCTTCTTTTAAGCCAACTGGATAACCACTTCCATCCCATTTTTCATGATGCTCTTTTGCTACAATAGCAGCCATTTTCAGTAAAGGTCTATCCGAACCTTTTAATAAATCATAACCTTTTATAGCGTGAGTTTTCATAAGTT
Coding sequences within:
- a CDS encoding NAD(P)-binding protein is translated as MKIAIIGAGLSGCNLYNNLKEKYENITIFEKSRGVGGRLSTKYIEDKFIDHGTSSLVPITDDLKLFCLDLVKNGVLKAKYDEFIPKNGINSICKFLIDEKDLVKNTKIVKAQNFNNKWILQDENHKIYEDFDLLFISIPAPQILELDIELPNDFEQKVANIKYDSVFSVILYSNKNIKLDQNRFYENPDIENIIDNSKKYGLKDFSSYIIHSSREFANCVNHKSKEDIYEIFLENLDEELQEELNKFEIIPHLWKYAFAKSSLDMPYFLNSEKNLGICGDYFNYNNLEATLLSSELLGNVTFNNP
- a CDS encoding ABC1 kinase family protein, encoding MYLVIKKRPSFLFFKPLSAKKLKETTINLGASFIKLAQVLATRADFFSKEYLEELKELHDQLPSMSKDEYEKVFNKAFKNNPFSSFQNTPIASASIGQVHIAYLKSGEKVAVKLLRVGIKKRVKADIKIINFFNTIFKPLFSHYTKNSIEAVVSEFSSMILQEVSLTHELGNLQKFSQTYKDSGVKFPKAFSEFCSDDALVMSYEEGFRFDDKENLLKENIDFNEIISKLVDFYTTQMLINGYFHADPHPGNLLVNKQGELILLDFGMVKSIPNNIRVAIIELIKAANERDYELYISASKRLGTIAHEAPVHELAMFTDKMFDIFSNENLSSESMQKLAFEVLESTRNFPFKLPSDAIYILRVSAIIEGLGTTYIENFNGIKDILPILQKNIPKALGASDSVVETIIDEIKSIPFSLKDLKSVIKQASIGELKIEVSNSQLEYISKEIKDFIKPIILSFALIFTSIFMVLYDKDLKDYALVIFAIGVIKLVYK